Genomic segment of Sander vitreus isolate 19-12246 chromosome 17, sanVit1, whole genome shotgun sequence:
GAATAACCTGGGCAAATATCCCATATATTTAACTGCCTGTTCGACCTCAAATATGCACAAAATATCACATGGAGACATTTTCTTCTTGACACTAACAATAACCTCTCCTATGTCATTCATTCAATGAGCTATGAATCACTCACAAGTCCACTGCTCCATGTGCTATTCCAATAAAGGTCTAATGAGCCACAGTGGGGAGGTaggacacagacacagttacCACTAAAACATGCAATGAAATAGACACGCTTCTCATTCTTACGGTCATATCCAGAGCAGAGTGGATGCTGTGTCATATCTGAAAAATGCAACTGTATCTGTGTAACCTCTACATCAACTGCTGGGTAAATATTATTACCCTTGACGATATTATCTGCactcatactgtgtgtgtgtgtgtgtgtgtgtgtgtgtgtgtgtgtgtgtgtgtgtgtgtgtgtgtgtgtgtgtgtgtgtgtgtgtgtgtaaatgtgtggatCATGGTAAAAAATTCAGGGGGAGCATCTGCTCAGCGCAACACTTCCTCCTACATTCCACAACTCCATAGTGCCGTCAGGGAGGAAGGATCTCCGACCCTTCACCTGCAGGTTAACGACACATGGTCATTTGTTTCCAATTGGATATTAAGGCATTCTCACCCGGACCATAAATAACGGTTCTGGGGAGGCGGCTGTCACATCAACCTCTAAATCAAGGGCTGAAGCCTCTGACAGTGCACATTCCTCTCCCTATTATTCCTCCGTTAGTACTGTACCTGTACTTGATCTTGGTCATGAAATTCCCTTCATATGTCTTTATAGATGTGCAGTTTAAGGTCAATGGACAGGATGcactgctctgctgctgctctgctgttgctgctgctgtcctgctgctgctgctgctgctgctgccatgtGCATGGTGCAGAAGATCTGCTGACACTGGCAGAGTAGCCTCTACAGAGCTGCTGGCACAACAAGAGTGAGCAGGACAGAGGCAGACAAGACCCTGGCAGGCAGGTAAAACAAAGCACAGTGGTGCTGCTAACAGAGCATGAACTCCCCACAGGCAAGCCAGCAGCGCTGCCATCTCAGACACACTGTGCAGTACACTTCTGCCAGATATAAACATATTCAAACATGTTTCAAAGCCTCTTCTTTTGGAGAGAGATTATCAAAAAAAAGCATGGGTCATAACGCTGTTAAGAtggatttaaaatgtattattttcattatagtaAGTATTTCTGAAAATTAGAGGAAAAGCTCACAAGAAACACATAAAGGATGATAAACGCCAGTTCTatgtaagattaaaaaaatgagataaaaaaaagatctgtttcatagctacagtacagtaaaaatgAATTAAGTTGCCACACGGTGTCCCTTTTGCTGACATATTACGCATGGAATGCATAAGCATATCCTTCACTTTAAACCGTTCTTTTACACGTTAATATGAATGAGACGTATTCTGCGAGTTATGGGGCTCTTCCTACCGTGAGAGCAGAGAACTTTTGAGCGCGTCCAGCGCACAGCAGACAGAGGAAGACCAGCAGCGGACATACGCGCATCCTGACGCCGTGGGGCAATTCACTCTCCAAATTACGCACGTCCAAATGTTACTCTGTGTTGCCTGGACTTCACCAAAGCACACAAATTGTATTTGGAAGAAGTCGAAAAGGTTTAAAAATCCACAGTAGTCCTTGCGAAAAAAATGTTGGAGTGTTGGAGAGAGGGGGTTGATGGTTTATTTCACTTCGTCTCCTTGGTTTCGTCTGCCAAACCGTTGGTGTAGACACTCTCCTTAATTCTGGCAGTTCgatcgccccccccccccccgtgtccCTGACCTTTTCCCCTCCCTCGATGTCTCTTCTCccttttccctctcttcaattcgactttttactccacaccCCCTCCCTCCACACTTGATTTTGTCGACTAGATCTCTTATCGGATGCAGGCAGTTCCCTAGccggtaggtaggtaggtgtaTGGTAGCTGAGGCAAACACGTCAGGTATTCTTttctttcaccttttttttgcatttccttcAAACCCACAGCAAGAAATCCTTTTTATCAGAGGACCTTGATGATGTTCGATTGGCAAATTGAGGAGGGGATCAAACAACTGTCTGCTGGTAGGGTCAGCAAGAACAAGAAACAGTCTGCGCTCAAACTCatactgctgcacacacacacacacacacacacacacacacacacacacgcacacgcacacacacgcaatttcaattcaatttcaatttatttatagtatcaaatcatagcaagagttatctcgagacacgttacagatagagtaggtctagaccacactataatttacaaagccccaacaattctagtaattcacacacacacacacacacacacacacacacacacacacacacacacacacacacaccacagtaggcctacacaaaCAAAAACGATACAATCTGGAGGTTGGGTTCTAAAAGCAAATCATTTAGCAATAGCTCCTTTTGATTGATTTAAATCACATATTGCACGCAAAGCAGTGTATAGCCTACGCCAAAATCATCTGAGTAATATTAAATGAGTATGTTAAATATTGATCCCTGATTTGGAGGGACATGAGCAATTTTGCGTTTATTTTTGATGCTCTCATTAACTTAACTTTTGACAAGTCCATGGCATGAATGTATATCTGAGCCTTCTTCATTCTATAGAGAGCAGCACCTTGCGACTATAACGCCACCTAACGGTATTCACAAGTTGTTACAAGCTTTCACAGCCCATTCACCATATTGACCCTAATAGCATCACATCAACCATTTTCACTTTTGTATTTACTTAAAAATTCTGCGAGCTGCACTAGTCTAGCTTATATCACgagttgcatttaaaaaaaaaaatgttttcatttcattagcTTTATGCCTTTCTTTAAGAGTTTGATCACACATTTTAGCATTCATAGGCTAAAACGAAAGTTGAGGGAATATTTAAATAGCATAAAGGTAAAACCAAACAATGATGTTGCTTCATAAATATCATATCATAAACAGTATGTTTGTGACGCTGGTTGGTTGTCTTAAAACACTGGTTCCCTAAACGTAGGACATTTCAACTTGTCAAGGTCTAACTAAAAACATAATTGCTGCATTgcaacacatatatatatatatatgcaataaTTGCTGGAAGGAAGCCATCATTAATGAACTGCTATTTAGCctaacgttttttttatttgcacaacagaaattaaaaagaaaaattcatgaaaagaaatgtaatccttgtgttgtcttcccgtcgaccgtgcaactttaaatttttctgggtcaaaattttcCCCAAAGTattttgtaagttttttttgtcactgcttaccgatgtttttgtcacatttttccagCGCTTTATTTGTTACGTTTTTAAGCtatttccgacatttttgtcactcctttcaacgttcttttatcattcatttttctcaaaatgctataaaattgaatgaaacaccaaaatactaagctgatcttttattttacttgtgaaaagtaatggttgtatggaaccatccacgttcttttttgacactttgtttgaaagaaacccacatttctgatatataaACGTTTTAAATATGGGACAACAAAGAGGAGGGATAATGTTCTCGGTATGTATTGTTCTTCAAACAAAGGTCCACCTAAAATGTTACCGGTTGAATAAAAAAACCGAACAAACACATTCGGCTCCCAAACCGAACCATAAATTTTAGCAAAACCTCTTCTGTTTTAAAACCATCCATGCTTACATAAACTCAATTGCCCATAATGCGTCAATGCATTCCGTTTCATCCGCGTCACAGCTTATTCCTTCCGCTTCCTGTCTTCTCTCCAGCGCAAGCTGCGTGGTTTTAGCGGCGTTAGCTAACCGAACAAACATCCTCGTTTTTTCTGAGCTTGGAATAATGACCACCACCATGCCATACCACGAGGAAGAAGAAGTCAGTACACATTTCTCTTCCAGATATTTGAATGCTTTCGTGATATTAACAATGACACGCTTGGTAGCGGTAGccgattagctaacgttagcactggcataacagtaacgttagctttcgATGAGCCAGCATGATATTAATGAGTGGTGTAGCCTTGTTTCTGACCAGAAAGCAACCATAACATCACCGTATGTGTAAAATTATGTAGTTATGTGAGGTAGAGGATAGCGTTTGAGGTCAACTTAGCTTGACAGTTATTAACTGTGggcttacgtgcagtttagctagtgtcccaaatgatgagggtcttatttgagagaGGTTAGGGTAGCaaaggtggtttagcaggttcataattaattatggacattgtatggggaatttgggacactaaactgtaCGTATACCTTAACTGTGCATCAGTAACAAATGCCTCACTGCTCTGTTTCTACAGTACGATCCGTACGCCTACACAAACGACTGCGACCTGCACACCGGTTAGTATACACAGAAATATGCATCTAAATGTATGATATCGCCTTCCAGTGTGTTAGTGACTCCTCCTCACTCTCCCATCTGCTGGCAGGTGACCCTAAAGTAGACCTGGCCTATGAGAGGCAGTATGAGCAGCAGACCTACCACGTCATCCCAGAGGTGATCAAGAACTTCCTGCAGTATTTCCACAAAACCACCTCTGACTTAATCGACCAGAAGGTTTATGAGCTGCAGTCCAACCGTGTGTCCAGCGAGAGCATCGAGCAGAAGATCTATGAGATCCAGGACGTCTATGAGAACAGGTAAACTCGACTCTCTGTGAATAAACCTCTCCCCATGGTGGTGATGTTGTTGCAGCCTTTAACAGAGCCattacagctgtgtgtgtttttgtgggtGATGAGTATCTCACCTTTTCATATGTTGTTCCCATTCAGCTGGAATAAGTTGACTGACCGTTTCTTCAAGAACTCTCCCTGGCCGGAGGCTGAGGCCATCGCATCACTCGTTGGCAACGGTGAGTTTATCATCTGTCCTGTTTTTGCCTTTGCGCAGACGTCACGCCATCATTTTTCCTTTTAGGAAAAATTGAAATGTGATACAATAAATGTGTATTTGCCCAATAGTTTGGCACTGTTGTTAGCTAATACTTATACATGTCATTGTACAACCAGCCCAAAAGGCAATGTGGTTTTATTGATTGGTTTCCAGTTGGACAAGACAGACCTCTGTTATTCTTTTAAACAGGTTTATCTATCTTTATTTATCATCTACTGATAAAGTTCATCCCTGTGTAGTTCATCAGTGGTAATGTTTCATGTCATTGTTTGCCTGTTATCTCCTACAGATGCCGTGTTCCTCATCCTCTATAAGGAACTGTACTACAGACACATTTACGCTAAAGTCAGCGTGAGTAACTGCTTACTATAAACTCTTATCAATCTCCCTCTCGATTAATAAGCAACCTGCAAAATTTATGAAAACCTCTCCAGTATTTTGTTGTGAAATATTGTATTCTTGATCATCAGGGGGGACCAACTTTGGACCAGAGGTTTGAGTCATACTACAATTACTGCAACCTCTTCAATTACATTCTCAGTAAGTTACCAGAATAGTCCTTACATGTTCCTCTCCCCTGTAGTTATCAGTGTAAAGTAACTCCTAATGAAAGCCGAGTCATGTGAGAATGGTTGTGATTGTAAACAGATGCTGATGGCCCTGCCCCCTTGGAGCTGCCAAACCAGTGGCTCTGGGACATCATTGATGAGTTCATCTACCAGGTACAGTGCattatattcttttatttttttaatgtatccTCATTTCCATAACAAAAAGATAAACGTGAGTAAGAATCtgattggggaaaaaaaaaaaaaaaaagaccaggTCAAATAGTGGTTGCCAGTCATTTCTAGGGTTGTATAAATCTACAAGGAGTACCAGATGGATTATATTAGTTTTAAGTGCTTATTGAAATGGCCCATGTGGTTAACGTCACCTATCTCACTGCTATCTAATGGCACAAATAAAGTAGGTTTAACACCGATATGGGAATAACGCTGTTTTGTCTGTAGTTCCAGTCCTTCAGTCAGTACCGCTGTAAGACGGCAAAGAAGTCAGAGGAGGAGATCGAATTCCTGAGGAACAACCCAAAGATCTGGAACGTCCACAGCGTCCTCAACGTTCTCCACTCCCTGGTGGACAAGAGCAACATTAACCGCCAGCTGGAGATCTACACCAGCGGAGGTAAAGAAGATACTTGACGACATTTGTTTGTCGTCAACCTTTTTTTCCCATGACTAAAACGAGACAATGACGAGATGGCATTGACATCATTAACAGCTAACTGTGACCATATCAACATGAAATATCGttgacaaaaaaagactaaaatgttgtttacaaaataaactctTTATTTTCGTCACCTCCCACCTTCTCTCTCGTCACTCAGTCCGTTTCTGTCCCTAAGTCCTCAGTTCTCACAGTTGTGCTACTATTATGCATAAACTTTGCAGTTTTACatgacaaaattaaaacataggCGACAAAATTAAGAGAAAATATTTGTACTAAAAGTTGACTAAAATGTAATGACTGAAACCATGAAGGATAAAAATGACTGATGTGATTAAAACTAATAAGCAAAGACTAAATCTAAAAATATAGGTAACcttaatgtttttaaaatcttgaattatttaaataaagccCTTGGACCAAATGAAGGTGCATTTAGGGCTCTTTGTAGATTTATAGTCCTGTAAAACTGTAGTTTTAGTAGTTTGTTGCTTTTCTGGTGAAAAAGCAACCTCAACATGTAGACTTCAGTGTATTGACTTTTTAGGCGTTACGAGGATGATACAAGGTGTACTACAACATGTTATTTGTTGGTGTGTTGCAGGAGACCCAGAGAGTGTGGCCGGAGAATATGGGCGTCACTCCCTGTACAAGATGTTGGGTTACTTCAGCCTGGTGGGGCTTCTAAGGCTTCACTCTCTGCTTGGTGATTATTACCAGGCCATCAAAGTCCTGGAGAACATTGAGCTCAACAAGAAGGTAAGGCACCTAATGTAGAGAGGGACCCGCTTGACTAATGATGATATTACGGAGTATGCCAAACCCTCTGTttatttcatacttttttttttgtacctaTATTAACTTGGTTTTATCTATTTTGTTTCCTGTCTTACAGAGTATGTATTCCCGTGTGCCCGAGTGCCAGATCACTACATATTACTATGTGGGGTTTGCCTACCTGATGATGAGGCGCTACCAGGATGCCATTCGAGTCTTTGCAAACATCCTGCTCTACATCCAGAGGACAAGAAACATGTTCCAGAGGTCGACGTATAAATATGAGATGGTCAGTCAGAAGCTTTAGCTATGGATTCTTCTGCCTATTCCAATGTTTCTCCCCCGAAAAATTCAGACTGATACGACAATGTTTAGGCTGTGTTGATTTCCCCCCAAAATTTTGTGATGCATGAATATTATTCTTTAACATTATCACTGTATTGTAGTTGGAACTGATGTCATAACACTAGTATATGTTTTTTTAGGTTAACAAACAAAATGAGCAGATGCATGGCCTGCTGGCCATCGCTCTCACCATGTACCCGATGCGCATCGATGAGAGCATCCACACCCAGCTGAGGGAGAAGTACGGAGACAAGATGCTGCGAATGCAGAAAGGGTAAGCAAGAAACTCATCACACTGTGTTGGAACAACTGTATTTGAGGTTCAGTGTTTGTCTCACTGTCATTCTTTATTGCCTTTATTCTATTTGTGTGTATTCCATTACTACCTaaaagactttttttcatattggCCAGACAGTCCTTTTCTGATACTTACTGTTGGGTTGTGATACTGTAACGTACAATGAACCCCACTGATCTCTTTGCTTGTGGGTCTGAGCACTGGGCCAGCAATGGCTCCATTAAGTTTAATGTAGTATTTGGTATGTAGAACTGTGGCAGCCATCAGCAACAATGTCTCAAATGACGCAAATGTTCCCTTTTCCATCTCAGAGACCTGCAGGTGTTTGAGGAGCAGTTCAGCTTCGCCTGTCCCAAGTTTCTGTCCCCTGTCGTGCCAAACTATGACAACGTCCACCCCAACTACCACAAAGAGCCtttccagcagcagctgaaGGTCTTTGCGGAGGAGGTGCAGCAGCAGGCCCAGCTCTCCACCATTCGCAGGTAGAGCACTTTGAGTGTGGCAAGATAATCTTCACAAATGAACACcacttttgtgatttttttttttttttggacgtAAAAAGCTAA
This window contains:
- the eif3s6ip gene encoding eukaryotic translation initiation factor 3 subunit L isoform X1 encodes the protein MTTTMPYHEEEEYDPYAYTNDCDLHTGDPKVDLAYERQYEQQTYHVIPEVIKNFLQYFHKTTSDLIDQKVYELQSNRVSSESIEQKIYEIQDVYENSWNKLTDRFFKNSPWPEAEAIASLVGNDAVFLILYKELYYRHIYAKVSGGPTLDQRFESYYNYCNLFNYILNADGPAPLELPNQWLWDIIDEFIYQFQSFSQYRCKTAKKSEEEIEFLRNNPKIWNVHSVLNVLHSLVDKSNINRQLEIYTSGGDPESVAGEYGRHSLYKMLGYFSLVGLLRLHSLLGDYYQAIKVLENIELNKKSMYSRVPECQITTYYYVGFAYLMMRRYQDAIRVFANILLYIQRTRNMFQRSTYKYEMVNKQNEQMHGLLAIALTMYPMRIDESIHTQLREKYGDKMLRMQKGDLQVFEEQFSFACPKFLSPVVPNYDNVHPNYHKEPFQQQLKVFAEEVQQQAQLSTIRSFLKLYTTMPVAKLAGFLDMTEQEFRIQLLVFKHKMKNLVWTSGVSALDGEFQSASEVDFYIDKDMIHIADTKVARRYGDFFIRQIHKFEELNKTLKKMPATGTTVASVSATTRGV
- the eif3s6ip gene encoding eukaryotic translation initiation factor 3 subunit L isoform X2 is translated as MSCSPTVCPARASSRRSMRSRTSMRTDAVFLILYKELYYRHIYAKVSGGPTLDQRFESYYNYCNLFNYILNADGPAPLELPNQWLWDIIDEFIYQFQSFSQYRCKTAKKSEEEIEFLRNNPKIWNVHSVLNVLHSLVDKSNINRQLEIYTSGGDPESVAGEYGRHSLYKMLGYFSLVGLLRLHSLLGDYYQAIKVLENIELNKKSMYSRVPECQITTYYYVGFAYLMMRRYQDAIRVFANILLYIQRTRNMFQRSTYKYEMVNKQNEQMHGLLAIALTMYPMRIDESIHTQLREKYGDKMLRMQKGDLQVFEEQFSFACPKFLSPVVPNYDNVHPNYHKEPFQQQLKVFAEEVQQQAQLSTIRSFLKLYTTMPVAKLAGFLDMTEQEFRIQLLVFKHKMKNLVWTSGVSALDGEFQSASEVDFYIDKDMIHIADTKVARRYGDFFIRQIHKFEELNKTLKKMPATGTTVASVSATTRGV